In Desulfonispora thiosulfatigenes DSM 11270, the DNA window GATAATTTCACAATCTCTCTAGGCTCAAAGGTTTTATCAATTCTTACTATTCTAGTTTCATCTAACCAATCAACTTTTGCGCCTAATGCCTCACTTATAAATCTAAGCGGTACTAACACCCTACCCTCCGTGATTACTGGGGGCTGATCAGTTGGAATATTTCTACCATTTAAAACAAGATTAATATTCTTTTTATTATCCTTATTAGAGACCTCTGGATAATTATAATTATTTGTGCTAATAAAAACAGTTTGTTTTTCACCATTCCATTCTACATCAGCTCCAAGATTTTCACTAATAGCCCTTACTGGAACCATAGTTCTCCCATTAACTATTATAGCTGGTTTATCCGTCTTAATTATACTTCCATTTATTTCTATGCCAATTTCCGCTTGTGCTAATGCGCTTGTTGGTAATAGTAAAAAAAGTAATAGTAATAAATATTTTGTGTATTTCATCTCATCCCGCCTCATTGTAATCGTTTATTTATATAGAAAAATTAGCTTACTCTCTAATTAAAGCTGCAAATCCCTGCTTTAATTAAGAATAAGCTTATTATTAGTTAATTATTCTTTTTTAAAGAAATCGCCTCTGAACAGCATATATCATAACAATGTCCACATCTGCGACAAATTTTATGATCTACTACAGCCTTTTCCTGAACAGTAATAGCATTTGCAGGACAAAGTAATTCACACTGAAAACAGGCAATACATTTATCTGTATCAATAACTATCTGCACGAAGTTTGAATAACTCTCATATCCATTTTTCATTTAATAAGTCCTCCTCTTTAGATTCCTGCTTCTATAATACACTAAAAATGTCCTATATGAAAATTCCATATAAATAAAAAAATACCTTCTAAGCTTTTTAAATAATAGCTAAAAGGTATTTTTTTCTTACTTTACATATTAAAGCAATATACTACTGTCTAATCATAAAAGGATTTTATATAGTTTGTATTGAATCCTTTTGAAAGATGTTTGATTACCGATTAGGGGTTGGTTAATATGTTTTTTGAATTTAAGAATCGAAATAAAACTATAAAAGAATTAAGAAAAAGCCAAAGCTATACTGCCTGGGAGCTTGCTTTTAAACTTAAAGTTGATACTGTAGATATTACACAAATAGACTACCTAAAATTTAAAGAAGTACCCGAACCAATTAAGTCTAAAATGCTGCCTCTTTTACGTGGTGATGATATGGATGAAATTCCTTGGTAGTGGAGTCATTTGATTTTTTTTACTTTTTCTTCTATTTCATTTTCAGTTAAAGAGTAATCATCTGAGGATAACCAGATTTCGTAAACATGATTATCCTTTTCATATGTCAATATTATTGTTTCAGCTGATATATTGTGCTCATCAAGTAAATTCATAGCCTTTTTGGCAACTGATATATGTTCAGCATTATCTACTAGATATATATTAATTTGAGTATATATCGCATCATTTGTAAAAAATTCTTTACCTAAACCTGTAACACTTTTTATTTTACTTTCGATCTCACTCATATAAAACACATTATTAATTTTAGAATTGTACCCGTTTTGGCTTTTACACTCAAGATAATCCTCATAAATATCCTGTGATTTAAAGCCCCTAGAAATCAAGAAAGGGGTATAGTCATCTAAGCAAGTTACCTCTGCATAAAAACTATCATAGATAGGATCAATCTTTGCAATTCCTACCGTAAATGAAAGGTCAGGATATTTTTCATCCAAATGTTTTACAAATTCTCCTCTTACGCTCACCAAAAAAATTAATGCTGTCAAAAGCAATATCATCAATATTCCAAGCACGCTGATTAAAAGTATTTTTGCTTTTTTATTCACCCAAATTCACCTCTAACTTAGATTAAGATTAAAAACTTGATAATCCTGTCTTTTCCTGAATATTATATAAAATATTTTTTATTACTGAGTTTTCTTTATAAGCTTCAAAATCTAAGGTGTATTCTGCATCTTCATTATTCCATATTCTTTTAAAATATTTTTCTACTTTTATAGTTCAGGGTTATCCACTGATAAAATTACTTTTAAATTTGTCTCTAGATTATAATCTCCAATATTTCTACGCCTCTCTCACTAGCCATTATTAATTCCTTTATAACTTGATGCTCTGCTAAATAAAACATAGCCATCTGAATTTTATCGCCATTTTGAGTGTCTTTAATCTCTTTAATTAATTCTTGTTTAATTTTACCTTCAGTAACAACTTGTGCTTTGTCTGCATCTTTCACAGGATAATTAACGCTAAAATTAAAAAGTTTGCCCCCAGAAAAATTCACAACATCATTTTCTGTTTTTAATAAATCATTAATTATTTCTCCCTTAACCGCTATGGCAATATTAGAATGATTGCTACTAGCATCATGTGGATTAAAAGAGGTGACTAGGGCTTCATTTTCAGTGATTAAAACCTTCCGATGATTGGCTTTCATATTTAATAATTTTAAATATGAAGGTAACGTAACATTAGGGGAATCTGGGCTAAAGGGATTAGGAAGTACCCTTCCCCTTTTGTATCTAGATTTTTAAATACTGGTCGCCATAACCCTGAATATAAAGGATTTGAATCTCTCATTTTTTCTAAATCAGTGATTACCACTTGAATACCATTATTTCTTAACCTTTCTAAATATTTCGAAGGATATGAACCATAAAAGATATTAATTTCATCCGTGATAAATACAATTTGTAAACCTGGAACCTTTTTCTTTTGTTCAATTAAACTATCTGTTAATTCACCAGAAATATTCTCATAACCATTTTCATGATCATAATCATCATTAAATAAAAACATATCTATTACAATAAAATTTTGGGCATTTTTAATCATCTTCTTAATTTTAGGGAAAATATGTTGTTCATGAACCAATGCTTCATTTTTCTCATAGGTTAAATCATAAATAAACTCAACCTCGCTATTTCTTATTTCTCCCTTTTGAGAAGCTCCTTTTGGTACAGTTGTTTTAAAACCATGATAAGAAATTACAACTATTAAGATAATTAAGATTATTCTATTCCAAGGCATACCTTTTATCTGATTTATAGGATAATATAGTTTCACCATATTGCTACTTATAAATTCTTATACTCTTTGAAGATGAGCCACTCTTCAACAGTTGGCTCATTGAATCATTGTCATATTTCTAAAAATGTCCAATTTATCTAAAAGATCCTCTTTATTTTCCTTAGTTAAATATCTTGTTGGAACTATATGTGCAGTAAATCCACTTAGATAAATAAGTATCATATCATCATAAACCTTTACTTCTTTTATACCTTCTCTTGATGTTATTTCAGTAGAGTGTTTATTAATAACCTTTATATCATTTTCTCCAATTATCATGGTATTTTTGCATATCATCGATGAATTATCTCCATCTTTTAACATGCCTGCTACCGATTTTCTTATTAACCTTTTGTGTTTTTTAGGAAACCCTACTACCCATATTATAATGAAAAATACAGCAATAATTGCCCAATAAAGTTTAGGTTGTTTAAATTTGATCCTTTTCATATCCAATATCTTTAACCCCATAACCTTCATCTCATCTCAATATTATCATCTTTATCTTAACAACCAATAGCTAACTAGTATATAATTACAAAGACTAATAAAATATGAAAAACGTCATTTATTCTGAAAGGGGTCTACATATGTTTAAAATCTTGGTTTTTATAACATTATTTATAACACTTATTAGCGTTGTAGTCAAAAAAGTCCTTAACCTTTTTAAGCAACAAAAAGAAGAACACGAAAAAAGAATGGCAATGCTTACAGAAAATTTAAAGTTTCAAGAGAAAATATTAGCTTCAATTAAAAACCCGGTAGCGGCAGCTGCTGTAGGCGGGGCGACAACAATGTTTTTATTAGATCAACTTACTAATGATAACAACTTAGAGCAACAGACTATTGACCAAATGCAAGATATGGATTTAGATCAATTACAGGAATTCGCTATGGAAAATAATTTTATGGAACAGGAAGATATGAACCATCTATTAGATGAATTTGACCCTTTCGACCCCTACACCAACCCGGGTATTGACATCGTTATAGATGAATCCTATCATGGAATTGACCATGGTTTAGATAATGATTTCCATGATGACTTTGATTATGGTTTTGATAATGATAGTTTCGATAATACTAATTTTGATAATGACTTTGGTGGTGGTTTTGGTAATGATTTTTAAACATTTGAATTTCAGGCAATATTATAATGATTGCTACTATTACCATTATAATGAAAAGCCCTATAAAACAGACCTTTTATCTGTTTTATAGGGTAATTTAATTTTACAATGAAGCGATTCAATTTAATTAAAATCCCTTGGAATTTCAGTTTCCCAAGTTTTCTTAAATATTTCTTGTTCATTTTCTAGGGCTATTAAAGTATTCGTTAAATAAAAATTCTTTTCATCACTTTTCATTTCACTAAAGGTTTTTAATTTAGTTTGCCACTCTTTTCTTCCTACTTTTAATTCCCATTCACAGGTTACACGAGCTGATAGGGGATCATTTTCGTTAATACTATAGGTATTTTTATTGATACTGCCATGTTCAATACCATTTTCGCTTAACTTTCTTTCACCCTCGTCTGAAAAGTCCTCTAATTTCCACTGACCTGTAATCATGTCTTGAGAAAGGTTTCTTGTCCTTTTTTCCTTTCTTAAAACTTCCATCTCCATTACCTGGGCAGTTTCAGGACCCGCAAAATTGGCACATGCACCATCTTCGTTTTGAGGTGTTCTAACTGGTAATGAGATGTGAGTATCTTCTCCAGAATATATTGTTAAATTAACTGGTTTAGGCGAAGGCCATGCTTGTGGCCAATAAGTTGGTGACACGGCTACCTCCAACTGGTGACCTTTTGGAATTTGTTGTCCTAAAGCATTTAACTTAATTGAAACAATATATTTTTCTCCTGGCACTAACTTTTCAGGATGTTCATGAGAATTCAGGTGGTTTAAATTTAATATTCCCCAGCTAATTAAAGTAGATTCACCCGTAGGCGCTTTATCACATAATCTTACGGCTAATAACGCATTTTCCTGATCAGAGGAAACCTTAACATTAAAAACAGGGTGACCTAATAGTTCAATTGTTTCGTCTAAGGGCTTTGAAGTAAAAACCACTGCTTTACCATTTTCAGCGCGTTGATCTGAGGGTAAGTCACCTGGTTGTCCAAAGGGACAAAATACGCCTGCATAAAATCCATGATTCTGGACACTTGGAATAATAAATTCTTCGCCTTCTTTGGCTTCATTTAAAAGCTGTCCTTGTGTTAGCCATAGAGATTTATTATTTACTGTAGTAGAAGGCCAATCTTTATCTCCCACCCATTTTCCAGGTCTTTCATCATAACTTACCTTTGGTAATTCACTATCTTGAATCCACGAAATTAATTTAGGTCCATCCATAATGCCAGTTTCTTTTCCTTTTAACCATTTATCCCACCATTTTAAGCACTCTTGTAAAAATCCAATAGCAGGTTCTGGTATCGCTACTTCAGGATATTCATGTGCCCATGGACCAATTAGACCCTTACTATTGGGTACATTTTCAATTATTCTAAATACCGCATTGGTATAACCATCTTGCCAGCCACTTACAGCAAAAACGGGAATTTCTAAATCAGAATAATCTTCACATACTGAACCATGCTTCCAATAAGCATCTCTTCTTTGATGTCTTACCCACTCTTCTACATGAGGAGGGGTATTTTCTAGTCTATCAAGCCAATTTTCCCTCCAAGATTCTCCAACTACCTCGGGATCCTGGGGCCTTGCATTATAAGCAAACATAGTTGATGCCCACCACAGCATATCGCTTGATAAAATAGTGCCCCCTTTATAATGCACATCATCAGCATAACGGTCATCAGTAGAACACAGGGTAATAATAGTTTTTAAAGCTGGATGTTTTCGTGCAGCTACTTGGAGACCGCTAAATCCACCCCATGATTTACCAATCATACCTATTGAACCTGTAGACCAGGACTGCTTTACTATCCAATCTAATACTTCTAAAGCGTCATCTTGCTCTTGTTTTAAATATTCATCTAATAAAATGCCATCTGAGTCGCCTGATCCCCTAATATCCACACGAATACACGCATATCCATGCCCTGCAAAATAAGGATGTCTTGCTGAGTCTCTAATAGCTGTAAAATCATTTTTACGATACGGAATATATTCTAAAATAGCTGGTACTGGATTTTCTTCTGCATCTTTTGGAAGCCAAATAGTTGCTGCTAATCTTGCTCCATCAGACATCGGAATCCAAATATGTTTGATTTTTTCTATTTCCCTAGGAAATTCTGTCATTATACTACGTTTTTGTGAATCTCTTATATTGAAAACCAACTATATCAACCTTTCTATTTATCAGTATAATTAAGACATATTAACCAATAGGCTACATGACTTCTTATTTCATCATTTTATCATCTCTAGAAATTGGCCCTTTATTATCAAGATAACCAAAATCTTCTTTTAACCATTTCATTACAGAACCAATTAATAAAAAGAATATAACTACTACTGGTATAGCTACCAACACTGAAGAGGTTTGGATTACATTTAACCCACCAATTTTTAACAAAGATAAAGCCATAAAAGCCAATACAGCAGCCCATAACAATCTATGCCAGCGGGCTGGTTCTTCACCATCTTTTAATTCTTTGGTAGCAATAGCTGATAATATATAAGTAGCAGAATCTAAAGATGTAGCTAAAAATATAAATGCTAAAACTAAAAATACAGGTAGTATTAATTGACTTAAAGGCAATGTTTTAAATAATGCAACAATAGCAGCTGGTCCACCACTTGTATTAGCAATATCAGTTAACGATACTATACCATTTGTCTCTAGATGAATAGCATACCCACCGAAAACAGCAAAATATACCCACCCACCAATTGGGCCCCAAACTAAACCTGTGGTAATGAATTCTCTAATTGTACGACCTTTAGAAATACGAGCTACAAAAAGTCCCATAAATGGCGCAGTTGCAGCAAACCAAGCCCAGTAAAATACTGTCCAACTTTGTGGAAAGCCACCTTTTACAAAAGGATCAGTTGAAAAACTCATGCGAACAATATTTTGCATCATTAACCCAAAACTATTAGTAAAGTTTGATAAAAGAAATAGTGTTGGACCAACTAAAAATACAAAAATTGCTATTCCTATGGCAAGGTATATATTTATATCACTTAGCTTTTGAATTCCTTTAAGCCCAAAGAAAACACTAGTACCAAAAATAATAGTCCAAATTATTACAATTGCTACACTTAACTCAAATGATTGAGGAATGCTGAAAATTTCACTTACTATTTCTGAAACCATAGGCACACCTAATCCTAATGAAGTTCCAAGTCCTCCAACTAAACCCCATATAATCATAATATCAATTATTTTACCTATTAATCCATCAGCATGTTTACCTAATATACCTTTACAAGCTGTGCTTATTTTTAAGGAAGGTTGTTTACGAACATAAAATGAGTATGCAATCGCAACTCCTGGTATCCAGTAAATAGCCCAGGCGGTGAATCCCCAATGAAATAAACCATAGGCAAGAGCCCATTCATTAGCAGCATTAGAAAAAGGTTCAATGCCAAAGGGAGGCCCACCCATATAGTAAACAGGCTCCATAATAGACCAAAACATTATGCTTGTACCCATTCCAGCACAAAACATCATAGCAATCCAGCTAATCTTAGAAAATTCAGGTTTATCTTCTGGTCCCCCTAGCTTTATACGTCCATATTTACCAAAGGCTAACCAAATTAACCACAGAAAAACTCCAACAGTTAAATATTCAAATAACCAGTCAAAATTATAGGTAATAGAAGTTAACAGATTATTTAAAACTGGTTCCGCTGTTTCAGTATTCATTGCTAGTGCCAAAGTAACCCCTATTATCACCAGTAACGATGGCCAAAATATTTTTGCATCAATGTTAGATTTATTCATATAATTCCCCCTTGTTGAAAATGTTTTAATTATAAAAAGGTTTGGAAACATAACCTTACAACCTGCACTCAATCCTTATCTGATAAGTTGTAGGTTATATGTTACTATACTTAGGTTTATCTGACAAGTCCTAACGCACACCTTTTTGTTATAATACATAAATATATTTATTCTCTGTTATAGTAAATGTATATTTTAACAGCTAATTTATAATTTTCACTCATCTATAACGTATATATCGCTTGTAAATACTAAGATGCAGTAAGGTGTTTAATTTTTTCCCTCTAGGGAATACTCCATAATAAGTATGATTTCAAGGAGTATTATTATGCAGCTTACTAAACGATTAAATTTTAAAATAAATTTTTCAGCCAATTTTATCTTAACCTTATTATTTATTTTGATGATGCTTGACTATTTAATAACTTATTATGGGATGCACTCTTTAGGAGTTCTTGAGGAAAGTAATGCTCTTATGGTGCGATTTATGAAACTACCTTTGAGCCAAGGTTTAATCCTTAGAACTTTGTACTGTGTAATTTTTATTTCTTTATTCAAATATGTAGAGCGTTCTAAAACTCGCTTGGCATTCCAAAAAATTCTACTAATACCCTTAAGTATACAATTAATTCCTATTTCTCTGCATATTAGCTGGTTTTATCAATATCTGAATTTCTACAGTTAATAATCCATGGTATTATTAATGTATTAGAAACTAACTGTATGTAAGGAAGGGATTAGATGCAGAAAAATTATATCTTAGCCTTAGACCAAGGTACTACCAGCTCTAGAGCTATAATATTTAATCATCAAGGTGAATTAATTAATATGGCTCAAAAAGAATTTACCCAAATCTATCCTAAAAGCGGTTGGGTTGAGCATGATCCTATGGAAATATGGGCCACTCAAAGTGCTATGGCTCGGGAAGTTCTAGAACGAACTGGTATCAGGCCTACTGAAGTAGCCGCTATAGGTATCACAAATCAAAGAGAAACAACTATTGTATGGGATAAAAGTACAGGTAAGCCTATTTGTAATGCTATTGTTTGGCAATGCAGGAGAACTGCTCATATTTGTGATGAATTAAAAGAAAAAGGATTAAAAAGTTATATCAAAGAAAACACGGGACTTGTTATCGATGCTTATTTTTCAGGAACAAAAATAAAATGGATACTTGATAATGTTAAAGGAGCAAGAGAAAAGGCGGTTAAAGGGGAATTATTATTCGGTACTGTTGATACATGGCTAATATGGAACCTTACTAGAGGTAAAGTGCACGTAACGGACTACTCTAATGCCTCAAGAACAATGCTCTTTAATATTAAGAGTCTATCATGGGATGAAAAAATACTAAAAGAATTAGACATCCCTTTATCCATGTTACCAGAAGTTAAACCTTCCAGTGAAATTTATGGTCTTACAGATGAAAAAACCTTTGGTGGAGCAGAAATACCGATTGCAGGTATAGCAGGTGATCAACAAGCTGCTTTATTTGGCCAAGGATGCTTTGAACCTGGAATGGCTAAAAATACCTATGGAACTGGTTGCTTTATGTTAATGAATACAGGTGATAAAATAATTTCATCTAACAATGGACTTTTAACAACGATAGCTTGGGGACTAAATGGTAAAGTAACCTACGCTTTAGAAGGGAGTATATTTATAGCAGGTGCTATTATTCAGTGGTTAAGAGATGAATTAAAATTGATTGATGATGCTAAAGATAGTGAATATTTTGCTACCAGAGTAAAAGATAATAATGGCGTTTATGTAGTTCCTGGTTTCGTTGGTTTAGGTGCACCTTATTGGGACATGTATGCTAGAGGAAGTATTTTAGGCCTTACTCGAGGAGCTAATAGAGATCACATTATTAGAGCATCTTTAGAATCAATAGCATATCAAACCAGGGATGTCCTAGAAGCCATGCAAGAAGATTCAGGTATAAATCTCAAGGCTTTAAAAGTTGATGGTGGGGCAGTTATTAATAATTTTTTAATGCAATTTCAATCTGATATTTTAAATGTCAGCGTAGATCGCCCTAAAGTTATAGAAACAGCCGCACTTGGGGCAGCATATTTAGCTGGTTTAGCTGTAGGCTTTTGGGAAACACAAGAAGAAATCGCTGAAAAATGGTCAGTTGATAAAATATTTAAACCTTATATGAAAAATGAACTAAGGGAAAAATTTTATTCTGAATGGACAAAGGCTGTGGGTAGGTCGTTAAACTGGGAAAATCCCAATTAATAGATAATTTCTTTTGCTATATAAAAAATGTCCCTACTTGATATAGTTTAGAATCAAGTAGGGAAGAATAAATAGTCAGAAATTTAAATTAAATACTTTTATTACACCATATTACTACAATAATTCCAGCCTTCTTTATTATTGGATAAGTATTCTTTAATTGGTTGATACTTAAGATCTTTGAAATTTATATCAGTTGTCTCTAAAAAAGCCTGCGCTGTATCTAGAGATGTAAAACATGGAATAAAGTTATCTGCTGCTAGTCTTCTCATTTTAAAGCCTAATGTTTTTTGACTTTTTCCTTTAGAAGGAGTATTTATAACTAAATGGACTTTACCTTCTTTGATAGATTCTAATGGGTTTTCAACTAAGATACCATTTACCCCGTGCTCATTTAGAAATTTTGCTGTATTATTAGTTGCTAAAATCTGAAATCCTTTAGACTCTAATCCTAGGACAATTGGTAGGGCTTCTTCTAAGTCTCTTTTAGCTACCGATACTAAGACACTTCCGCTACCAGGCAATCTTTTACCGCTAGCTGTTATGGCTTTATACAAAGCGCAGCCAAAATTATCATCTATTCCTAAAACTTCTCCTGTTGATTTCATTTCCGGGCCTAACGAAGTTTCTACTTGTGATAATTTTTCAAAAGAAAACACTGGAGATTTTACAACTACATAATTAGGCTCAGGCCAAAGTCCTTCTGAATATCCTAATGATTTAAACTTTCTACCAAGCATAGCCCAAGTAGCTAGTTTAATTAATGGAAGTCCTGTAACTTTACTTAAAATCGGAACAGTTCTAGAGGCCCTTGGATTAACTTCTATTACATAAGCTTGTTCATTTGCTATAACAAACTGAATATTATATATCCCTTTAATCTTTAGTCCTTTTCCTATCATCTTAGTATACTTAATTACCTTATCTTTAATATTTTTACTTACATCTTGAGTAGGGTAAACAGCCATACTATCTCCTGAATGAACCCCTGCTCTTTCTATGTGTTCCATTATTCCTGGAATAATTACTGTTTCACCATCACAAATAGCATCAACTTCTATTTCTTTTCCTTCGATATATTTATCTATCAAAATTGGTTTATTAAAAGAAATATCTACAGCTGACTCTACATATTGAATAAGTTCCTCCATATTATATACTACTTTCATAGCCCTACCACCTAATACGTAAGAAGGGCGAACAAGTAGAGGAAACCCTAATTCATTTGCAATATTTTCTACTTCATTAACCTTTGTAGCTGTTTTACCTTTAGTTTGAGGTATTTCTAATTCTTTTAAAAACCTTTCGAATTTCTTGCGATCTTCAGCGATATCGATATTTTCTACGGTTGTGCCGAAAATATTAATTCCTTTAGCACTAAGTTTTTCAGCTAAATTTATTGCCGTTTGACCACCAAATTGTACAATAACTCCTTTTGGTTTTTCTTCATTAATAATATTAACAACATCCTCTAAATCTAAAGGATCAAAATATAAACGATCCGATGTATCAAAGTCAGTACTAACAGTTTCTGGATTATTATTGATAATAATTGCTTCAAAACCAGCTTCACGAAGTGCCCACACAGCATGAACTGAACAATAGTCAAATTCAATTCCTTGCCCTATTCTAATTGGCCCTGATCCTAAAACAATAACCTTATCTTTATTACTTTTCTTTAATTCATTTTCTTGTTCATAACATGAATAATAATAAGGCGTTCTTGCAGTAAATTCTCCAGCACATGTATCTACAGACTTATAAACAGGCTTAGGATTATTTTCCATTCGTAATTTAGTAACTTCGTCAATATCAATGCCTTTTAGATTAGCAATATAAGCATCACTAAATCCCATTCTTTTAGCTTTAATTAATAATTCTTGTTTTAAGGATTCATTCTTTATGCTAAATTCCATATCAATAATATTTTTAATTTTAGCCAAGAAAAATTTATCTATTAGAGTTAAAAGTCCAACTTCTTTAATAGGCCAATTTCTTCTAAAAGCCTCAGCTATGATGAATAGCCTTTCATCATCTGCATATTTTAATCTATTTTCTAGTTCAACATCCGAAAGACTTCCTGAATTTTTTAAAAGCAATCCATTTTCTCCTGTTTCTAAAGATCTTACTGCTTTTAAAAGACTCGCTTCTATGGTGCGCTCAATTGCCATTACTTCGCCCGTGGCTTTCATCTGAGTACCAAGGAGTCTATTAGCCGTTGGAAATTTATCAAAAGGCCATCTAGGGATTTTAGTTACTACATAATCTATACTAGGCTCAAAGCAAGCACTCGTTGTTCCTGTAATTGGATTCTTTAATTCATCTAAGCTATACCCAATAGCAATCTTAGTAGCAATTTTTGCAATTGGATATCCTGTAGCCTTTGATGCTAATGCACTTGATCTAGATAAACGTGGATTTACTTCAATTACAACATAATTATTACTTTTAGGGTCAAATCCAAATTGAATATTACAACCACCTTCAATTTCAAGGCTCCTAATAATTTTAATAGCTGCTTTTCTGATTATTTGAAATTGTTTATTCGTCAGGGTTTGAGTAGGGGCAAAGACAATACTATCACCAGTATGAATTCCCATAGGATCAAAATTTTCCATACTACAAATAATTATGCAATTATTTTTTCTATCACGCATAATTTCAATTTCAATTTCCTTCCACCCTAAAATGCCTTGTTCTAACAGAACCTGACCAATTCTACTTGCATGTAAACCCAAACTCACAATTGCTTCTAATTCTTGCTCATTTCTCGCTAGGCCTCCCCCTGTTCCTCCAAGAGTATAAGCTGGCCTAATTATAACTGGAAATCCTACCTCTTTAGCAAAAACTTTAGCTTCTTCTACTTTGGTAATAATAACACTTTTTGGAATAGGCTCGTTTAATAAAATCATTGTATCTTTAAATTCTTCTCTATCTTCTGACTTTTTTATCGCTGTTAAACTAGTTCCTAATAATTCTACCTTATATTTCTCTAAAACCTTCGCATCAGATAATTCACAGGCAAGATTTAAACCAGTTTGCCCACCAAGACCAGGTATAATACCATCAGGCCTTTCTTTTTCTATAATTTTAGTTAATGTTTCCAGGTTTAAAGGCTCGATATATACTTTATTAGCTATATTTTCATCAGTCATAATAGTAGCTGGATTACTATTTACTAAAACTACTTCTATACCTTCTTCTTTTAAAGACTTACAAGCCTGAGTACCTGCATAGTCAAATTCTGCTGCTTGCCCAATGATAATTGGCCCAGATCCAATAACCATTATCTTTTTTAAATCTTTTCTTTTCGGCATCTAAGTTCCTCCTAACCATTTATCACTTTTTTAAATTCTGTATATACATAGGCACAATCTTCATAACCTTGATTAATATTAGGATGATATTGAACCGAAAATATTGGCAAACTTTTATGCTTTATTCCTTCAATAGTATTATCATTTAAATTTATATGTGTAACTATTAAATCTCCTGGTAAATCTTCAATATTAACTGCATATCCATGAATTTGATTTGTTATATATACCCTGTCATGA includes these proteins:
- a CDS encoding 4Fe-4S binding protein is translated as MKNGYESYSNFVQIVIDTDKCIACFQCELLCPANAITVQEKAVVDHKICRRCGHCYDICCSEAISLKKNN
- a CDS encoding transcriptional regulator, with product MFFEFKNRNKTIKELRKSQSYTAWELAFKLKVDTVDITQIDYLKFKEVPEPIKSKMLPLLRGDDMDEIPW
- a CDS encoding YcxB family protein encodes the protein MKRIKFKQPKLYWAIIAVFFIIIWVVGFPKKHKRLIRKSVAGMLKDGDNSSMICKNTMIIGENDIKVINKHSTEITSREGIKEVKVYDDMILIYLSGFTAHIVPTRYLTKENKEDLLDKLDIFRNMTMIQ
- a CDS encoding CocE/NonD family hydrolase: MVFNIRDSQKRSIMTEFPREIEKIKHIWIPMSDGARLAATIWLPKDAEENPVPAILEYIPYRKNDFTAIRDSARHPYFAGHGYACIRVDIRGSGDSDGILLDEYLKQEQDDALEVLDWIVKQSWSTGSIGMIGKSWGGFSGLQVAARKHPALKTIITLCSTDDRYADDVHYKGGTILSSDMLWWASTMFAYNARPQDPEVVGESWRENWLDRLENTPPHVEEWVRHQRRDAYWKHGSVCEDYSDLEIPVFAVSGWQDGYTNAVFRIIENVPNSKGLIGPWAHEYPEVAIPEPAIGFLQECLKWWDKWLKGKETGIMDGPKLISWIQDSELPKVSYDERPGKWVGDKDWPSTTVNNKSLWLTQGQLLNEAKEGEEFIIPSVQNHGFYAGVFCPFGQPGDLPSDQRAENGKAVVFTSKPLDETIELLGHPVFNVKVSSDQENALLAVRLCDKAPTGESTLISWGILNLNHLNSHEHPEKLVPGEKYIVSIKLNALGQQIPKGHQLEVAVSPTYWPQAWPSPKPVNLTIYSGEDTHISLPVRTPQNEDGACANFAGPETAQVMEMEVLRKEKRTRNLSQDMITGQWKLEDFSDEGERKLSENGIEHGSINKNTYSINENDPLSARVTCEWELKVGRKEWQTKLKTFSEMKSDEKNFYLTNTLIALENEQEIFKKTWETEIPRDFN
- a CDS encoding BCCT family transporter encodes the protein MNKSNIDAKIFWPSLLVIIGVTLALAMNTETAEPVLNNLLTSITYNFDWLFEYLTVGVFLWLIWLAFGKYGRIKLGGPEDKPEFSKISWIAMMFCAGMGTSIMFWSIMEPVYYMGGPPFGIEPFSNAANEWALAYGLFHWGFTAWAIYWIPGVAIAYSFYVRKQPSLKISTACKGILGKHADGLIGKIIDIMIIWGLVGGLGTSLGLGVPMVSEIVSEIFSIPQSFELSVAIVIIWTIIFGTSVFFGLKGIQKLSDINIYLAIGIAIFVFLVGPTLFLLSNFTNSFGLMMQNIVRMSFSTDPFVKGGFPQSWTVFYWAWFAATAPFMGLFVARISKGRTIREFITTGLVWGPIGGWVYFAVFGGYAIHLETNGIVSLTDIANTSGGPAAIVALFKTLPLSQLILPVFLVLAFIFLATSLDSATYILSAIATKELKDGEEPARWHRLLWAAVLAFMALSLLKIGGLNVIQTSSVLVAIPVVVIFFLLIGSVMKWLKEDFGYLDNKGPISRDDKMMK
- a CDS encoding DUF5658 family protein; protein product: MQLTKRLNFKINFSANFILTLLFILMMLDYLITYYGMHSLGVLEESNALMVRFMKLPLSQGLILRTLYCVIFISLFKYVERSKTRLAFQKILLIPLSIQLIPISLHISWFYQYLNFYS